Proteins from a single region of Halorubrum sp. 2020YC2:
- a CDS encoding ABC transporter substrate-binding protein translates to MVELIAESMGQTEYFNTSVETFEWNTYTGRVLDPEYQENGYVPCIGLSGTFNPGSFCNALHYSENIGACCNLNGIDDAELDDMIDAARYGPEVAADNELRGERYDEVWNYLAEERYSSITHFGLETAVTSTDIHGYSVYPFNESVMSYAMYAPQDEQVMWIDRENEASEEEEDLADLVEGGALAGGLGANIESFDPPHSSDTTSTMAQNFIFEALTTNDRQGNVYPWLAESYELLDATDVTEADYADYMSTVGTTDEDAVDTDEQVIIRHPEDNPAEDDEVRVLLPEDAVEAAEDGTYGMHYRYDLHEGVQFHNGDELTASDVVATYEYAENSQLAPQTFDSVLAVVEEDEYTVDIYAQIADAEAERNLPGLLILNENQISDIEKGSLDPREGNEPVGTGPYEFSEFEDEQYFEVTKFDDYWVESAGVSEAFDWFDGPSEFPDGPVIDSFELEIVPDNSTRSAALQEGEIDLTYGLNTGTLDDFDSSEDFILYSTEAGGYTYIQYPVNVEPFDDRRIRQAINHLVPREQIVENILNGFGSPAYTDIPSLARGSGTADYDALEENVRPTNEFDQERAIELLEEVAAEN, encoded by the coding sequence CTGGTCGAACTCATCGCCGAGTCGATGGGACAGACCGAGTACTTCAACACTTCGGTCGAGACGTTCGAGTGGAACACGTACACCGGCCGCGTGCTCGACCCCGAGTACCAGGAGAACGGCTACGTCCCGTGTATCGGCCTTTCCGGCACGTTCAACCCCGGGAGCTTCTGTAACGCGCTCCACTACTCCGAGAACATCGGCGCGTGCTGTAATCTCAACGGGATCGACGACGCCGAACTCGACGACATGATCGACGCCGCTCGGTACGGGCCGGAGGTCGCCGCCGACAACGAGCTCCGCGGCGAGCGCTACGACGAGGTCTGGAACTACCTCGCCGAGGAGCGGTACAGCTCGATCACGCACTTCGGGCTCGAGACCGCGGTGACCAGTACCGACATCCACGGCTACTCGGTGTACCCGTTCAACGAGAGCGTGATGAGCTACGCCATGTACGCCCCGCAGGACGAGCAGGTCATGTGGATCGACCGCGAGAACGAGGCGTCCGAGGAAGAAGAGGACCTCGCGGATCTCGTCGAGGGCGGCGCGCTCGCCGGTGGGCTCGGCGCCAACATCGAGTCGTTCGACCCGCCCCACAGCAGCGACACCACCTCGACGATGGCCCAGAACTTCATCTTCGAGGCGCTCACGACCAACGACCGGCAGGGGAACGTCTACCCGTGGCTCGCGGAGAGCTACGAGTTGCTGGACGCGACTGACGTCACCGAGGCCGACTACGCCGATTACATGAGTACGGTCGGCACCACCGATGAAGACGCCGTCGACACCGACGAGCAGGTCATCATCCGGCACCCGGAGGACAACCCGGCCGAGGACGACGAAGTCCGCGTTCTGCTGCCCGAGGACGCCGTCGAGGCGGCCGAGGACGGTACCTACGGGATGCACTACCGGTACGACCTCCACGAGGGGGTTCAGTTCCACAACGGCGACGAGCTCACCGCGTCGGACGTCGTCGCGACCTACGAGTACGCCGAGAACTCCCAACTGGCGCCCCAGACGTTCGACTCCGTCCTCGCCGTCGTCGAAGAGGACGAGTATACCGTCGACATCTACGCGCAGATTGCCGACGCGGAGGCCGAGCGCAACCTTCCGGGGCTGCTGATCCTCAACGAGAACCAGATCTCCGATATCGAGAAGGGGAGCCTCGACCCGCGCGAGGGCAACGAGCCCGTCGGCACCGGTCCGTACGAGTTCTCCGAGTTCGAGGACGAGCAGTACTTCGAAGTCACCAAGTTCGACGATTACTGGGTCGAGAGCGCCGGCGTCTCCGAGGCGTTCGACTGGTTCGACGGCCCGTCGGAGTTCCCCGACGGCCCCGTCATCGACTCCTTCGAGCTCGAGATCGTGCCGGACAACTCCACGCGATCGGCCGCGCTTCAGGAGGGCGAGATCGACCTGACCTACGGGCTCAACACGGGGACCCTCGACGACTTCGACTCCTCCGAGGACTTCATCCTGTACAGCACCGAGGCCGGCGGCTACACCTACATCCAGTACCCGGTGAACGTCGAGCCGTTCGACGACCGCCGGATCCGGCAGGCGATCAACCATCTCGTGCCGCGCGAGCAGATCGTCGAAAACATCCTGAACGGCTTCGGGAGCCCGGCGTACACCGACATCCCGTCGCTCGCCCGCGGCTCCGGGACAGCAGACTACGACGCGCTCGAAGAGAACGTGCGTCCGACCAACGAGTTCGATCAGGAGCGCGCCATCGAGCTGCTCGAGGAAGTCGCCGCGGAGAACTGA
- a CDS encoding ABC transporter permease: protein MSLQRFILKRALSIIPIMFGVSVITFGMFHLTPGDPVSQLVALNPDVSAAEEAALRERWGLDGPVWQQYLEWISNVIVGDFGVELQTGREVSAIVWRRLPETIALGLFGWAFALIIAIPAGIYAAVNKGKFGDTVSRFLALSGISIPNFWLGLMLILIFSLYLGLFPVLAPSEPLYHPDMLWYLLLPGITIGTASAASIMRVMRTSMTEELNKEYVTAARAKGLPERTVILKHVLRNSLISVVTLAATLTASIVAGSVVVEVVFNWPGLGREFINAINQREINVVMAITLFTGFFVILANFVADVVYAALDPRIRYD, encoded by the coding sequence ATGAGTCTCCAACGGTTCATCTTGAAGCGCGCACTGTCGATAATCCCGATCATGTTCGGCGTCTCGGTGATCACGTTCGGGATGTTTCACCTCACGCCCGGCGATCCAGTCTCGCAGCTGGTTGCGTTGAACCCGGACGTCAGCGCCGCCGAGGAGGCGGCACTTCGGGAGCGGTGGGGGCTCGACGGTCCCGTCTGGCAGCAGTACCTCGAGTGGATCTCGAACGTGATCGTCGGCGACTTCGGGGTGGAGCTACAGACCGGCCGCGAGGTGTCCGCCATCGTGTGGCGACGCCTCCCCGAGACGATCGCGCTCGGCCTGTTCGGCTGGGCCTTCGCGCTGATCATCGCGATCCCCGCCGGCATTTACGCCGCCGTCAACAAAGGGAAGTTCGGCGACACGGTCAGCCGCTTCCTCGCGCTGTCTGGCATCTCGATTCCGAACTTCTGGCTCGGGCTGATGCTGATCCTGATTTTCTCGCTGTACCTCGGGCTGTTCCCGGTGCTTGCGCCGTCCGAGCCCCTGTACCACCCGGATATGCTGTGGTACCTGCTCCTACCGGGGATCACGATCGGGACCGCGTCGGCCGCGAGCATCATGCGCGTCATGCGGACCTCGATGACCGAGGAGCTGAACAAGGAGTATGTGACTGCCGCCCGCGCGAAGGGGCTCCCGGAGCGCACGGTCATCCTGAAACACGTGTTGCGGAACTCGCTCATCTCGGTCGTCACCCTGGCGGCGACGCTTACGGCCTCGATCGTCGCCGGCTCCGTCGTCGTGGAGGTCGTCTTCAACTGGCCGGGACTCGGCCGGGAGTTCATCAACGCGATCAACCAACGCGAGATCAACGTCGTGATGGCGATCACGCTGTTCACGGGCTTCTTCGTGATCCTCGCAAACTTCGTCGCGGACGTCGTGTACGCGGCGCTCGACCCAAGAATTCGATATGACTGA
- a CDS encoding ABC transporter permease, whose product MTDERQHHSERGRIRVSGFDSERVTQREPLSDWTEDAGGETVGRWRRGLRRFIRNRAAMGALVIVVLMALAAFLARPIEVGGVVVQPFSLAPYDPTTILYLQDPAVDVYDPPSWQYPMGIDGSGRDLFSRMLVGGRYSISIGFIVVGLTASIGLIYGAVSGYYGGNVDELMMRIVDTIYAFPGLVLALIIIAILGGGYWQLVLAFSLFGWAGYGRLVRGEVLQIKENEYVMAAKALGARDRSVVFRHIAPNAMPPLVVLASLNIGSVVIGVAALGFLGLGLEPSTAEWGTMLDATRETLIQGPGGRIPWWATVYPGVAIFTFVMAMNMIGDGINDALDAQQTGVGRGGEE is encoded by the coding sequence ATGACTGACGAACGACAGCACCACAGCGAACGCGGTCGCATCCGGGTCTCCGGGTTCGACTCCGAACGCGTGACGCAGCGCGAACCGCTCTCAGACTGGACCGAGGACGCCGGCGGCGAAACCGTCGGCCGCTGGCGGCGCGGTCTCCGCCGATTCATCCGAAACCGGGCGGCGATGGGCGCGCTGGTGATCGTCGTCCTCATGGCGCTGGCCGCGTTCCTCGCGCGTCCGATCGAGGTCGGCGGTGTCGTCGTCCAGCCGTTCTCGCTGGCCCCGTACGACCCGACGACGATCCTCTACCTTCAGGACCCCGCCGTGGACGTCTACGACCCGCCGTCGTGGCAGTACCCGATGGGCATCGACGGCTCCGGGCGAGACCTCTTCTCCCGGATGCTCGTCGGCGGCCGGTACAGCATCTCGATCGGGTTCATCGTCGTCGGGCTGACGGCCTCGATCGGGCTAATATACGGCGCCGTCTCCGGTTACTACGGCGGCAACGTCGACGAGCTCATGATGCGGATCGTCGACACCATCTACGCGTTCCCCGGTCTGGTGTTGGCGCTGATCATCATCGCCATCCTCGGCGGCGGCTACTGGCAGCTCGTGTTAGCGTTCAGCCTGTTCGGCTGGGCGGGCTACGGACGACTAGTCCGCGGCGAGGTGTTACAGATCAAGGAGAACGAGTACGTGATGGCGGCAAAGGCGCTGGGCGCGCGCGACCGGTCGGTCGTGTTCAGACACATCGCGCCGAACGCGATGCCGCCGCTCGTCGTGCTGGCGTCGCTCAACATCGGTAGCGTCGTGATCGGCGTCGCCGCGCTCGGGTTCCTCGGGCTCGGCTTGGAGCCGAGCACCGCCGAGTGGGGGACGATGCTCGATGCGACCCGCGAGACGCTCATTCAGGGCCCCGGCGGACGGATCCCCTGGTGGGCGACCGTGTATCCCGGCGTGGCCATCTTCACCTTCGTGATGGCGATGAACATGATCGGCGACGGGATCAACGACGCGCTCGACGCCCAGCAGACTGGCGTCGGTCGCGGGGGTGAAGAGTAA
- a CDS encoding ABC transporter ATP-binding protein, with product MALLEIKDLTVRFYTQEGVVTAVDNLSYRIESGEKFGVVGESGAGKSVTALSVLRLIESPGRIESGEILFKGENLLEMSESEIRSIRGNEIAMIFQDAQTALNPVYTVGGQIAEAIEHHLDYNSEEARERTIQLLDRVGIPEAETRFSDYPHEFSGGMQQRAIIAMALSCDPDLIVADEPTTALDVTIEAQILDELRELADEFDTAVQLITHDLGVIAEVCDRVMVMYAGKAVEKASVEELYYDPKHPYTVGLMSSIPRVGDERDRLQTIPGTMPDLVELPSGCSFHPRCPFAEEKCTRTEPPLTDVESGEEATLDTEHSAACLEYTEGLSQGLTYSVDVDGPTSDTVERYVGGGSDE from the coding sequence ATGGCCCTCCTCGAAATAAAGGATCTGACGGTCCGATTTTACACGCAGGAGGGAGTCGTCACCGCCGTCGACAACCTCTCGTACCGCATCGAGAGCGGCGAGAAGTTCGGCGTCGTCGGCGAGAGCGGGGCCGGAAAAAGCGTCACCGCGCTCTCCGTGCTCCGCCTCATCGAGAGTCCCGGCCGGATCGAGAGCGGGGAGATCCTGTTCAAAGGCGAGAACCTCCTCGAGATGTCGGAGTCGGAGATCCGCTCGATCCGCGGCAACGAGATCGCGATGATCTTCCAGGACGCCCAGACCGCACTCAACCCGGTGTACACGGTGGGCGGACAGATCGCCGAGGCGATCGAACACCACCTCGACTACAACTCCGAGGAGGCGCGCGAGCGAACGATCCAGCTGCTCGACCGCGTGGGGATTCCGGAGGCCGAGACGCGGTTTTCGGACTACCCCCACGAGTTCTCCGGCGGGATGCAACAGCGCGCGATCATCGCGATGGCGCTGTCGTGTGATCCGGACCTGATCGTCGCCGACGAGCCCACGACCGCGCTCGACGTCACCATCGAGGCGCAGATCCTCGACGAGCTCCGCGAGCTCGCCGACGAGTTCGACACGGCGGTACAGCTCATCACCCATGACTTGGGCGTCATCGCCGAGGTCTGTGACCGCGTGATGGTGATGTACGCCGGCAAGGCGGTCGAGAAGGCCTCTGTCGAGGAACTCTACTACGACCCGAAACATCCGTACACCGTCGGGCTGATGAGTTCGATCCCGCGGGTCGGCGACGAGCGCGACCGGCTCCAGACGATCCCCGGTACGATGCCCGACCTCGTCGAGCTCCCGTCCGGCTGTAGTTTCCACCCGCGGTGTCCGTTCGCGGAGGAAAAGTGTACGCGCACGGAGCCGCCCCTCACCGACGTGGAATCGGGCGAGGAGGCCACGCTCGACACCGAACACTCCGCCGCCTGCCTCGAGTACACGGAGGGGCTTTCCCAGGGGCTCACCTACTCCGTCGACGTCGACGGTCCGACGAGCGACACCGTCGAGCGGTACGTCGGGGGTGGATCCGATGAGTAA
- a CDS encoding oligopeptide/dipeptide ABC transporter ATP-binding protein, producing the protein MSKSEPILRVEGLEKYYESASGFVDNLLGRSQPVKAVDGVDLTLHEGETLGVVGESGCGKTTLGRSMLRLIEPTGGSVYYKGEDITDLSSSDLRNLRKDIQYIFQDPFSSLNPRLTVGDIIGEPLDIHGIAEGEERTERIYELLDTVGLNPSHANRYPHEFSGGQRQRIGIARALAVDPEVIVCDEPVSALDVSVQAQILNLMENLQEEFGLSYVFIAHDLSVVEHISDRIAVMYLGEVAEIAPTEEVFEPPYHPYSEALLSAIPEPDPLWEGEQIFLSGTVPSPLNPPSGCRFHTRCPKVIRDADYDLSQETWRSVMDMKLRTREADSVGSVTAELEAEVTGSRTSPTDASREQFGEMVRTEFDLPETLSDDDAETAVAEAIDLLRDEELSAAATALEDAFTSPCSTHEPDAYEVSDNHHISCLRFDDRFDSERELFGNAA; encoded by the coding sequence ATGAGTAAGTCCGAGCCGATCCTCCGCGTCGAGGGGTTAGAGAAGTACTACGAGTCGGCCAGCGGGTTCGTCGACAACCTGCTCGGACGGTCCCAGCCGGTGAAGGCGGTCGACGGCGTCGACCTGACGCTCCACGAGGGCGAGACGCTCGGCGTCGTCGGCGAGTCCGGCTGCGGGAAGACGACGCTCGGCCGCAGCATGCTCCGCCTGATCGAACCCACGGGCGGCTCCGTCTACTACAAGGGCGAAGACATCACCGACCTGTCCAGCTCGGACCTCCGGAACCTCCGGAAAGACATCCAGTACATCTTCCAGGACCCGTTCTCCAGCCTGAACCCGCGGCTGACCGTCGGCGACATCATCGGGGAACCGCTCGACATCCACGGCATCGCGGAGGGGGAGGAACGGACCGAACGGATCTACGAGCTGCTGGATACCGTGGGGTTGAACCCGAGCCACGCGAACCGGTACCCGCACGAGTTCTCCGGCGGCCAGCGGCAGCGGATCGGCATCGCCCGCGCGCTCGCTGTCGACCCCGAGGTCATCGTCTGTGACGAGCCGGTCTCCGCGCTCGATGTGAGCGTCCAGGCGCAGATCCTCAACCTCATGGAGAACCTCCAAGAGGAGTTCGGGCTCTCGTACGTGTTCATCGCGCACGACCTTAGCGTCGTCGAGCACATCTCCGACCGGATAGCGGTCATGTACCTCGGGGAAGTGGCCGAGATAGCGCCGACGGAGGAGGTGTTCGAACCGCCGTACCACCCGTACTCGGAGGCGCTCCTCTCGGCAATCCCCGAACCGGACCCGCTCTGGGAGGGGGAACAGATCTTCCTCTCCGGCACCGTCCCCTCTCCGCTGAACCCGCCGTCTGGCTGCCGGTTCCACACCCGGTGTCCGAAGGTGATCCGCGACGCCGACTACGACCTCTCACAGGAGACGTGGCGGTCGGTCATGGACATGAAGCTCCGGACGCGAGAGGCGGACTCCGTCGGATCGGTGACCGCGGAGCTCGAAGCCGAGGTGACAGGATCCCGGACGTCCCCGACCGACGCATCGCGCGAGCAGTTTGGTGAGATGGTCCGCACCGAGTTCGACCTCCCGGAGACCCTGTCGGACGACGACGCGGAGACCGCGGTCGCGGAGGCGATCGACCTGCTCCGCGACGAGGAGCTCTCCGCGGCGGCGACGGCGTTGGAGGACGCGTTCACCTCGCCGTGTTCGACGCACGAACCGGACGCCTACGAGGTGAGCGACAACCACCACATCTCGTGTCTCCGGTTCGACGACCGGTTCGACTCCGAGCGGGAACTGTTCGGTAACGCGGCGTAG
- a CDS encoding oligopeptide/dipeptide ABC transporter ATP-binding protein codes for MTDDPICSVRGLEKHYPITRGLLRREVGRVRAVDGVSFDVERGEALGIVGESGSGKTTTAHTLLGIEEPTAGEVRFDGDPVSELSGGDLREFRRRTQLIVQDPNDALDPRMTVGEAVAEPLRIHGLDDADRRRAVVADILERVGLSSDDVDRYPHEFSGGEKQRISIARALVVSPDLIVADEPTSALDARVRSEILDLLDRIRREFDIAVLFVSHDLDVIRRSCDRVAVMYLGEIVERGATETVLAEPAHPYTQVLLSSVPSLDPTDRELGRPLTDTVPDPSDPPSGCRFHPRCPDVIPPEDLSVSAETWRAIAELRFSVQARELPERAVGDPGSETATGADGDPGGRTAAAVRRAVGLEGEIPDPDAEAAVDDAAAALADGDVDAADERLAAAFPSVCERETPTAVARPTGSETEKEATGTVSCLRHGRGESVEAGLSGGDAETGR; via the coding sequence ATGACCGACGACCCGATCTGCTCGGTCCGCGGCCTGGAGAAGCACTACCCGATCACCCGCGGCCTGCTCCGGCGCGAGGTCGGGCGGGTCCGCGCCGTCGACGGGGTGAGCTTCGACGTCGAGCGCGGGGAGGCGCTCGGAATAGTGGGCGAGTCGGGCAGCGGCAAGACGACGACGGCCCACACCCTCTTGGGGATCGAAGAGCCGACGGCGGGCGAGGTCCGCTTCGACGGGGATCCGGTCTCGGAGCTTTCCGGAGGCGACCTGCGGGAGTTCCGTCGGCGCACCCAGCTGATCGTTCAGGACCCCAACGACGCCCTCGACCCGCGGATGACCGTCGGGGAGGCGGTGGCCGAACCCCTCCGGATCCACGGGCTCGACGACGCCGACCGGCGACGCGCGGTCGTCGCGGACATCCTCGAACGCGTCGGCCTCTCGAGTGACGACGTAGACCGGTACCCGCACGAGTTCTCCGGGGGCGAGAAACAGCGCATCTCGATCGCCCGGGCGCTCGTCGTCAGCCCCGACCTCATCGTCGCGGACGAGCCGACGAGCGCGCTGGACGCGCGGGTCCGCTCCGAGATACTCGACCTGTTGGACCGGATCCGGCGCGAGTTCGACATCGCCGTCCTGTTCGTCAGTCACGACCTCGACGTCATCCGGCGGAGCTGCGACCGGGTCGCGGTCATGTACCTCGGTGAGATCGTCGAGCGGGGCGCGACCGAGACCGTGCTGGCGGAGCCGGCGCACCCGTACACCCAGGTGTTGCTCTCCTCGGTCCCCTCGCTCGACCCGACGGACCGGGAGCTCGGGCGGCCGCTCACGGACACGGTGCCGGACCCGAGCGACCCGCCGTCCGGCTGTCGGTTCCACCCTCGGTGTCCCGACGTGATACCGCCCGAGGACCTCTCGGTGTCCGCGGAGACCTGGCGGGCGATCGCTGAGCTCCGGTTCTCGGTCCAGGCGAGAGAGCTCCCGGAGCGCGCGGTCGGTGACCCCGGAAGCGAGACGGCGACGGGCGCCGACGGCGACCCCGGGGGACGTACCGCCGCGGCGGTCCGACGCGCCGTCGGTCTCGAAGGGGAGATCCCCGACCCGGACGCAGAGGCCGCGGTCGACGACGCGGCCGCGGCCCTGGCAGACGGCGACGTCGACGCCGCGGACGAGAGACTGGCCGCGGCGTTCCCCAGCGTCTGCGAACGCGAGACGCCGACGGCCGTCGCCCGCCCGACCGGGAGCGAAACGGAGAAGGAAGCGACCGGAACCGTCAGCTGTCTCCGACACGGTCGGGGGGAGAGCGTAGAGGCGGGTCTCTCGGGCGGAGACGCGGAGACCGGGCGGTAG
- a CDS encoding ABC transporter ATP-binding protein, with protein sequence MTRSRGGSPQTPLLSVRDLRTRIRTDDGWLHAVDGVSFDVERGETVCLVGESGSGKSVTCESLTGLVPQPPAEVSSDAVEFDGESVAGRSAAALRSVRGRRIAHVFQNPQSALDPVYTVGKQVTEPIRIHEDVSRSAARDRAVDLLRRVGIPRADERLDSHPHEFSGGMQQRIAIAVALAGDPDLLIADEPTTAVDVTVQARLLDLFRSIAGDGTSILLVTHDLRVVAAVADRVLVMYGGTIVERGPVESVFSTPSHPYTQALFDSYGERAGASVAERTARAEIPTDGCRFRAECPHAVDECAGGGQPAFRSVAGDPDHAASCVHYGPDGDASRIRENATSPVDSRDGRGPERAPAESAATRPSDAEGESR encoded by the coding sequence GTGACTCGCTCTCGCGGCGGATCCCCCCAGACCCCGCTCCTCTCCGTGCGCGACCTCCGGACGCGGATCCGGACCGACGACGGCTGGCTCCACGCGGTCGACGGGGTGAGCTTCGACGTCGAGCGCGGCGAGACGGTGTGTCTGGTCGGGGAGTCCGGTAGCGGGAAAAGCGTCACCTGCGAGTCGCTCACCGGTCTCGTCCCCCAGCCCCCGGCGGAGGTGTCGTCGGACGCCGTCGAGTTCGACGGCGAGTCCGTCGCCGGCCGGTCGGCGGCGGCGCTGCGGTCGGTCCGGGGGCGTCGGATCGCGCACGTGTTCCAGAACCCGCAGAGCGCGCTCGACCCGGTGTACACCGTCGGGAAACAGGTGACGGAGCCGATACGGATCCACGAGGACGTGAGCCGGTCGGCGGCGCGGGACCGGGCCGTCGACCTGCTGCGCCGGGTAGGTATCCCCCGGGCGGACGAGCGCCTCGACAGCCACCCGCACGAGTTCTCGGGCGGGATGCAACAGCGGATCGCCATCGCGGTCGCGCTGGCGGGGGACCCGGACCTGCTGATAGCCGACGAGCCGACGACCGCGGTGGACGTGACCGTCCAGGCGCGGCTGCTCGACCTGTTCCGGTCGATCGCCGGCGACGGGACGAGCATCCTGCTCGTGACCCACGACCTGCGGGTCGTCGCCGCCGTCGCGGACCGCGTGCTGGTCATGTACGGCGGGACGATCGTCGAGCGCGGCCCGGTCGAGTCGGTGTTCTCGACCCCTTCGCACCCGTACACGCAGGCGCTGTTCGACAGCTACGGCGAGCGCGCGGGCGCGTCCGTCGCGGAGCGGACCGCCCGCGCCGAGATACCGACCGACGGCTGCCGGTTCCGAGCGGAGTGCCCGCACGCGGTCGACGAGTGCGCGGGCGGCGGACAGCCGGCGTTCCGCTCGGTCGCCGGGGACCCGGACCACGCGGCGTCGTGCGTCCACTACGGGCCGGACGGGGACGCCTCGCGGATCCGCGAGAACGCGACCTCGCCGGTTGACAGCCGAGACGGGAGGGGCCCGGAGCGCGCGCCCGCGGAGTCGGCCGCGACGCGGCCCTCGGACGCGGAGGGCGAGTCGCGATGA
- a CDS encoding ABC transporter permease codes for MPPTEDDPQFEDLDWDEIHRSKRTVTAERATLAVGVLLLALGRVYQARSAGLHLVGGWRPVTLDWVFLLAVTVVAAYGAVPLARRLRRRRASLRAAVRRRPVVFLSGAFVAGVVAVGVAGPALGDAPPLRFQHAYHPPVGFASTVPPQECLGVETGGAFDRVCHGAWEYPLGTNERGHPLGYLLVEGARTAAYVTVISAAFIVPLAAAVGVVAGIRGGVVDDLLSSYVDVQLCIPALLLYFIGYAYYGPSLLLLLATFGLLSWGGIARLVRSEVIQRREEGYVLVARSLGASGAYIARRHILPNSTNTLVPAVFQLLALFVLIEAGVAFLGFHEIGTYSWGSTISESTNAAVAGQLQERADQPAYRIWWVSSLPAAALTATLVAFKTLGDGVRDALDPRGDRS; via the coding sequence ATGCCGCCGACAGAAGACGACCCGCAGTTCGAGGACCTCGACTGGGACGAGATTCACCGCTCGAAGCGAACGGTCACGGCCGAGCGGGCGACGCTGGCGGTCGGCGTGCTGCTCCTCGCGCTCGGTCGCGTCTACCAGGCGCGGTCGGCGGGACTACACCTGGTCGGTGGCTGGCGTCCCGTCACCCTCGACTGGGTGTTCCTCCTCGCCGTGACGGTCGTCGCGGCGTACGGCGCGGTCCCGCTCGCGAGGCGGCTCCGTCGGCGGCGCGCCTCGCTCCGAGCGGCGGTTCGACGACGGCCCGTCGTGTTCCTCTCGGGCGCGTTCGTCGCCGGGGTCGTCGCCGTCGGCGTCGCCGGCCCGGCGCTGGGCGACGCTCCCCCGCTCCGGTTCCAGCACGCCTACCACCCGCCCGTCGGATTCGCCAGCACGGTTCCCCCGCAGGAGTGTCTCGGCGTCGAGACGGGCGGCGCGTTCGATCGGGTGTGTCACGGCGCATGGGAGTACCCGCTGGGGACTAACGAGCGCGGCCACCCGCTCGGGTACCTCCTCGTCGAGGGCGCGCGCACGGCGGCGTACGTGACCGTCATCTCGGCGGCGTTCATCGTTCCGCTGGCCGCGGCGGTCGGCGTCGTCGCGGGGATCCGCGGCGGCGTCGTCGACGACCTGCTGTCGTCGTACGTCGACGTTCAGCTGTGTATCCCGGCGCTCCTGTTGTACTTCATCGGCTACGCCTACTACGGTCCCTCCCTCCTGCTGCTGCTCGCGACGTTCGGACTGCTCAGCTGGGGCGGGATCGCACGATTAGTCCGCAGCGAGGTGATCCAGCGCCGCGAGGAGGGGTACGTCCTCGTCGCACGGAGCCTCGGAGCGTCGGGCGCGTACATCGCTCGGCGGCACATCCTCCCCAACAGCACGAACACGCTCGTTCCGGCCGTGTTCCAGCTGCTCGCGCTGTTCGTCCTCATCGAGGCCGGCGTCGCGTTCCTCGGGTTCCACGAGATCGGCACCTACTCGTGGGGGTCGACGATCAGCGAGTCGACCAACGCGGCGGTCGCCGGACAGCTACAGGAACGGGCCGACCAGCCCGCCTACAGGATCTGGTGGGTGTCGTCGCTCCCGGCCGCCGCGCTGACGGCGACGCTCGTCGCGTTCAAGACGCTCGGAGACGGCGTTCGCGACGCCCTCGACCCGCGGGGTGACCGGTCGTGA
- a CDS encoding ABC transporter permease: MTPLRILAKRVAMGLVTSWAVLTTIFALFTLTEDWVLSGQIGAARFAGENDPEALAAIRAEYFAARGLDRSLTDAYVDWLGNMVTLDWGSSMATGEPVFPLVADAAARTAAYVVPALVLAVVCGVSIGMFAALYPKSRLGSGGVAAAYLLFAVPTFWLGGMLLSFTLDGRIDRTPLVFDHLLPIGLTFTALLGGYVSYSRAHSREYATAEFVSLVRAKGASGYRVASHVLRNAAIPFFSMLFTEALGLLVLATFVIEVLFGIEGFGLLLLRAVADRDLPVLLGGTVVVIAVGVLGNIVQDIAYGYLDPRVEMG, encoded by the coding sequence GTGACCCCGCTGCGGATCCTCGCGAAGCGGGTCGCGATGGGTCTCGTGACCTCTTGGGCCGTCCTCACGACGATATTCGCGCTGTTCACGCTCACCGAAGACTGGGTGCTGTCCGGACAGATCGGCGCCGCCAGGTTCGCCGGCGAGAACGACCCGGAAGCGCTCGCGGCGATCCGAGCGGAGTACTTCGCGGCGCGCGGACTCGACAGGTCGCTGACCGACGCGTACGTCGACTGGCTCGGGAACATGGTGACGCTTGACTGGGGGAGTTCGATGGCCACCGGCGAACCGGTGTTCCCGCTCGTCGCGGACGCCGCGGCCCGGACGGCCGCGTACGTCGTCCCCGCGCTCGTCTTGGCCGTGGTCTGCGGGGTCTCGATCGGGATGTTCGCCGCGTTATACCCGAAGAGCCGTCTCGGGTCCGGCGGCGTCGCGGCGGCGTACCTGCTGTTCGCCGTGCCGACCTTCTGGCTCGGCGGGATGCTCCTGTCGTTCACACTCGACGGCCGGATCGACCGCACGCCCCTCGTCTTCGACCACCTGCTCCCGATCGGGCTGACGTTCACCGCGCTGCTCGGCGGGTACGTCAGCTACTCGCGCGCTCACTCGCGGGAGTACGCCACCGCGGAGTTCGTCTCGCTCGTCAGGGCCAAGGGCGCGTCGGGGTACCGGGTCGCCTCCCACGTCCTCCGGAACGCCGCGATCCCGTTCTTCTCGATGCTGTTCACCGAGGCGCTCGGGCTGCTCGTCCTCGCGACCTTCGTGATCGAGGTGCTGTTCGGCATCGAGGGGTTCGGCCTCCTGTTGTTGCGGGCGGTCGCTGACCGCGACCTCCCCGTGCTCCTCGGCGGGACCGTCGTGGTGATCGCGGTCGGGGTGCTCGGGAACATCGTTCAGGACATTGCGTACGGCTACCTCGACCCGCGGGTCGAGATGGGGTAG